The Pseudanabaena yagii GIHE-NHR1 genome segment AAGATAAATCGCTACTACTTTGTTGAGACTGAGGATAAAGTAAATTCATACTTTTTCTCCCATAACTTTAGAATCAAATTCTAGCCTAGATACAGCGCTTTGCAATTACGTAAAACCCAGAAATATTTTTGAAAGTGCTGGGCACTGGTCAGTTAAATCGTGAGGGAGTGAAAGCCTCGTAGTGATAGCAACTCCAGAATCGAAATCGGACGATGATATAGCCCGATCGTCTTAGCAGGAGTCTTATTCTTCCCTGAGCCCACATGAGGTCTCATCCAGTTGTGAACTAATCGTTGTAAGGTAACCGTCCAGGCGTAATCTGCTCAAGGGGATTCGGGGTCAGGGGACACTCGAAAAAGAAAAACCACCCATCTTCGGCATGATTCAACGCGGTGGTGAAGTGGTAATTCGCATGTTAGAAAACGTGCAATAACGCACTATTGAGTCTCTGATTAAAGCAACAATTTCTCTTGGTACTTTGGTTTACACTGACGAATATGCTATTTACACCCCTTTACAAGCTTATGCTCACAAAACTGTTTGTCATGGCGCGGGAGAATATGCAAGAGATGAAGATGGGGAAGGCTTTTGCGAGGTTCACGTCAATACCATGGAAGGCTTTTGGTCGCTTTTGCGCTCTTGGTTACGTCCTCATCGCGGTATTTCTCAAGAAAAGTTGCCTTTGTATTTGATGAGCTGCTTTGAGTTTGTTCATAATGCATAAGAGGATGGGTAAAACTTTGCTAAGCGCTTTGCTGGACTCTCTACTTTCTTGACCTCCCCGATTCTCCTATTGAGCCAAGCTAAATTAGCCCAAAAACTAAGTTTCACCAGCGATCGCAGTTAAAAGCAGTGCAAAATTGGCTAACAGATGTAGGCATTCCAATAGATGCTTGCCAGATCTTCTTGCCCAATAGCTCTGCTGCACAACATCTAGAGCAATGGCTGAGCCAGTCTTTCCCTTGGCAATATGGACAAATCGACTGGCAGCTTGTCCCTGAAAGTATCTGTGTAAATTGGCATAGTGATGATGATGCGATTTTAGCTTTTCAGCAGCTTTGTCAGGTTAAGCAATTAATCAGCCCCAATGTCAATATCCTCTGGTGTTCTGCCCATCAGCCCACTTTAGAAATGCCCTTACAACTGGTTAAACCTGTGATCGCGGAAATTGTGGCGCAAGATTGGGATACATGGATCTTTGAACCCTTTACTGGTTGGTGTATTGAGTTTTACCACGAAGGAACAATATGTTACGGTACATCCCCCCAAAGATAAAAGGCAGAGATTCGCCCTGCCTTTTATCTTTGGGTAGTCCAGATAAATTTTCAAAAAGCTTGCAAAGCAAGCTTTTTGAAAATTTATCTGGATTTTAAACAAGCATAAATCGCTGTCACGATCAAAAATTCAAACCAAATATTGCAAAAAATTTACATCAGCTATGTTATATTAACAAATGCGGCAGCTTGGCTCAGGTGGTTAGAGCGACGGTCTCATAATCCGTAGGTCCCGGGTTCAAATCCCGGAGCTGCTATAAATATAGAAAAACATCGGTGTTATATCCCAACGCCGATGTTTTTTGTTCATGATAGTATGTAGACAATTTACTCCCTAACGCAAAGGACAGGATTATGGGATTACTCGATCGCATTGGTATGGTGGTCAAGTCCAATGTAAATGCAATGGTTACGGCTGCTGAAGATCCAGAAAAAATTCTGGAGCAATCAATCATTGATATGCAAGAAGATTTGGTGCAATTGCGCCAAGCTGTCGCGCAATCAATGGCTGCCCTCAAGCGCCAAGAGCAACAATATAATCAAAGTGCAACTCAAGCCCAAGAATGGGAAAAGCGGGCAATGCTAGCTCTCCAAAAGGGAGATGAAAACCTAGCAAGGGAAGCTCTCAGTCGCAAGAAAACCCATGCGGACGCGGCGGCAACTTTAAAGGTTGGGTTGGATCAACAAACAACTCAAGTAGATACTCTCAAGAAAAATCTAATTGCGATCGAAGGCAAGATTTCTGAGGCGAAAACCAAGAAAGAAATGCTTAAGGCAAGATTGCAATCGGCTAAAGCTCAAGAAAATCTCAACAATATGTTGGGCAAGGTAAATACTAACTCTGCTGCTGCGACGTTTGAGCGCATGGAAGAGCGTGTATTAATGGCAGAAGCTAAGGCAAGTGCTAGCTCTGAACTGGGTATGGACAATCTAGAATCACAGTTTGCTCAGCTAGAAGCTGGTAGTGGTGTCGATGATGAACTCGCCGCCCTCAAGGCAAAGATGATTTCTAGTAGTCCCACACCTCAAGGCGCATTACCTCCATCGGATGCGGCAAGACCAAGTGTTGGTGCAGCGATCGATGCTGAGCTAGAAGCTCTTCGTCGTCAAATGGGTAATTAAATCTAATCCCCAAAAGAAAAAGGCTCGCTTTGCGAGCCTTTTTCTTTTGGGGAGCTAAGTCAATGGTTGATGTCGATAAATAGCGATCGCCCAAAACTTTAATGCTCAGCGAATCTCAATCAAGTCACCTTTACCAATGCAGGCAATCCGATCTTGTTCAGGAATAAATAGAAAAACATCTTTACCAGAAATACTCACACAGTAACCAATCCAGCCCATACTGATGTGGCGGAATTTGCGATTATTTAAATAGGGGTTATTGTTATTCAACGGAAAAATCCTCTGCCCAAAGCCAAATCATTAGATATTTTAGGAAATCTGGGATTATCAGTACCTAAGTATAAGGATTAATCTTAATAATTCTACATTTGACAGTAGTGATCGCCTGATCAATACCTTTCGCTACAAAAGGTTATAGGCAGAGCTTTGCTCTGCCTATAACCACCCTAAATCATTTTTAGATTTTTAGGTTTGTGGAAGTGCACCCCGAAGGGGTGCGCTTCCACAAACCATTTGGGATTGCTATATAACCACCCATATATGACTATCCTTAGTTAACAATTTAGTTCAGAATTAATTCATGAGGAATTGCAATCCAAACACTAAACTGATTGGCATTTGGGGTAATTAATAGTGCCATACATAAATCTAAATCTCTTCTACATCCTGCGATCGCTTCATTAAGAGAGTCATAATTTTTATCAGCTACAAAAATTTTGCCTAAGAAGATAATTGCTTTTTCTGTGCCAGTAATAGTATTGATGACTATGGAGCGAACTTGATTTAGTGAATTGAGGATCATTACTTTTACCCTTTGCAAGAATTTCTCTATGGATATAAGTATGGCTTTCTCTCTAGGAATGGATGGCGATCTCACAGCTATAGATCCTGTGATGCTCAGTAACCAAAAATGCGATCGCTATCACAGGCATCAACAAATAAACCAAAGCTACAGCCTGTTTAAAGTATGCCAGAGAATCTTTTGAGATCTTGGCGAAGTCAATATCTCAAAAGATTCTCTCAGTGCCAAGTCAGTATAAAAAATTACTTCAAAGCAAAAGCTGCGGTATAAAGTACCGCAGCTTTTGCTATCTTAAAAACCTGTGATTTCGGGGATTTAGAGAATGATTGCGAGTAATAAAAATGCAATCACTGCACCGTAGGATTTAACCATCAATTCGCCAATAGTAACTTCCATCATTGCCTTATTCCTTCCCTTTAAATCTTGATGTCAATAATATCTAGCTTTTTGAAGGTTAGGCTGGTGATTTCGCGCTCCATATTTAAAGGAATTACTCACAGATCTTCTGTGATTTCTATCACCTAAGCATCGAGACATAAACCCCAAAAGCCATGGCGCACGCGCATCGTGCGCCACGGCTTTTGGGGTTTTGTTGTAGCTAACTAGATCAATTGTCAAACGAAAATTAGAACTGTAACGAACACTCAGTGCTACAGTTCCAATTACTTACTACTTACCACCTAAAGCAATTAGGGCTAAGAAGCTACCACTATTCCATAGGCAATGTAATAGCATGGAAGATAAAAGGTTTTTCGATCGCCAATAGACAAATCCCATTACTATTCCCAAAACACTTAGGGGAATAATGTCTGCAATATTCAAATGGGCGAGTGCAAATAAAAATCCGCTAGTAGCGATCGCCCCCCAAACTGGTAAAAACTTGGTCAGTGAAGGTAATAAAAATCCGCGAAATAGGTATTCCTCGAAAAATGGTGCAGCGATCGCCAAAGTTGACCAGAGCAGAAGCTTTGGCAAAATATTTTGGCTTTCCGTCAAAATTGGCAACAGGGGATTACCACCACCTTGACCTTGGAGAAACTTTTGGCTGATCACAGAGACAATTAGCACCAGTGGCACAGCAGCAAAATAACCACCAATTCCCCATACTAGCCATTGTGGCGAAGTCAATTTAAAGCGGAACCAACCTTCAGGCAAGGGACGATAGGCAGCCAGACTAAACCGTAAAATCGGCAGCATCGGCATAACCGAGACTGTATAGGGAATCAGCACCAACAAGGCTTGTAATGTATAATCTTCGCTAACTCTTGATTCAATTCCTAATAGTTCAAAAATTAAGGGCAATACTAACTGAGTAATTAAGCAAAAAGCAGAGAACCATAAAACCATAACTTCCCAAATCGTCTCCATTCCCCAAGGAACTTGCCAGTTAATTTGATTGGAAGTTTGATTAGCCGCGCTTTCTGATTTGGTATCTGATTTGGTATAAAAGGGAGAGGATTTACGAAAGAAAATCCATTGAACTAGTAGCCCTAACCAGAGCAAAACGCCAATACTGCCACCGATTAGTGGAATGGAATTGACAATTATAAGGCGTTTAATTGCTGTCTCTACAGCGATTTGAGCTTGTTGGGCGAGGTTGCTTAATTCTTCACTTCTTTGTTGAGCTTGATAGAGCTTAGTGAGTGCAACTTGGCGATACCAACCATCAAGGGTATTTCTAATTTGAGTTTCTGCATTAGGGAACAATATGGTTGGTTCTGACCATAATCCTTGGAGAATTTGGGTAGTTAATCCATAGCTGGTCATGGATTCGCCCTCTATCTCCTTAACGTTTGACCATGTTGTGATTGCGCCTTGAATATCTCCCGTTTGGATCTGGAGCAATCCTGCCCGCATACTGATCTCGCTGACGGCATTTTGCTTTTTTTGGAGTTGTTTCGAGATAGATTGAGAATCTGCACCACTCACATCTTGGGAAAGCCGCTCAAAAGCAGATTTATTCGCTTGAAGCACCTCTTGGTAACTTCTTAGGGACTGCGTATAGATATCTTGAGGATCTCCATCACTGATCAGTGATTGCAAGAAATCTCCTGCGAAATGATCCTTTTCTTGATTAACTGATTGGGTCACTTGCAAAATTAAATCTGTTTGTAGCAAATCTAATTTTGTCTGCTCCTGTGGATTATTCCAACTTACCTGCAACGTCAGGATAATAAAAAAAACAGACAACAGGCTAAGAACACTTAATAGTAATGATTTCGCATTCCAAGATTTATCGTTTAACGACTGAGAATCCATTCTTTTATTTCTTTAGTTTTAGGCAATAGGATATGGCAAAGCAACGCCCATCCTATCATTTTGCACTTGTAAACCGCAAACCAACTATTCCACCAATAATCAGACTAATACAGATAAATCGCGTTAGGTCACGGGGTTCTCCTAAAAATACGGAACCAACGATCGCAGTTCCGACGACACCAATACCTGTCCATACGGCATAGCCTGTGCCAACGGGTAAGGTTTTTAAGGCTTGGGCAAGAAGGATAAAACTGGCGACAAGGGTGGCAATCGTAATCAGGCTAGGAATAGGTTTCGTAAAGCCATCGGTATATTTCAAGCTACTCGCCCAAACAACTTCCAATAGTCCCGCAATAATTAAATTAATCCAATCCATTATATTTCTCTAAATCTTTGACAGCAATTTTTGATTAACCGAACCAAGAAATTTTTAAAAGTGTTGCGGAGCAACACTTTTAAAAATTTCTTGGTTCGGCTTTGCCTAATTTCTAGCTCTCAATGATAGTGAACTCATCACAACGCTGACGGAACTAAGAGCCATTGCTAAACCTGCGATCGTGGGATTGAGAGAGATGCCAAAACTGGGATAGAGAATACCTGCGGCAACGGGGATCGCTAAAGTGTTATAGGCAAAAGCCCAAAATAGATTTTGGCGAATTTTGCTGAAGGTGGCGCGACTGAGTTCGATCGCAGGGACAACATCGCTCAGCCCATGACGCATCAACACAATATCCGCAGTTTCCATTGCCACATCAGTTCCTGAACTGAGGGCAATGCCGACAGTGGCACTGGCAAGGGCAGGGGCATCATTGACCCCATCGCCAACCATCGCCACACGCTGACCTTCTGCGAGTAATTTGAGAATTGCATCGGCTTTGCCATCGGGTTTCACTTCCGCGATCGCTCTTTCGGCGGGTATACCTAACTGATTAGCGATCGCGATCGCTGTTTCTTGGCGATCGCCTGTGAGCATCCAAACCTGTAAACCCATTGCTTCAATTTGGCGCACAACTTCAGGGGCTTCGGGTTTAAGGCGATCGCGAATTGCAATTATCCCCAAGAGTTGAGTATTCACTCCCACGAAAATTGGAGTTTTACCTAACTGGGCTAACTGTTGCGATCGCTCTGAAATTTCACTAGGAATTGTCACTTGGCGATCGTTTAACCATGCCGCATTACCCACTAGAATCATTTCGCCAGTTGTGAGTAAGGCTTCCACACCGCAACCAGCCACAATTTGCGAAGATTGGGTTGGTAGTAGCTCGATGTTTAGCTCTTGGGCTTTGGCGATCGTTGCTGCGCCAAGGATATGGTTTGCGCCGACTTCGGCACTAGCCGCTAGTTGTAAAACCCTTAGAGCCGATGTCGGCACTTCGCGATCAATCAGACTTTTAAAAGTAGTTTGATCGATCATGCTTTTCCCAAACACCATTAAGTCATTGGTGATCACGTCTGTAACTTCAGGTTTGCCCGTTGTCAAAGTCCCAGTTTTGTCAAAGACAACTGCGGACAATTGATCGATTTTTTCTAGACTTGCCCCACCCTTGATTAAAATTCCTTTTTCTGCGCCCATGCCTGTGCCGACCATGATTGCTGTCGGTGTGGCTAAGCCCAATGCACAGGGGCAAGCTACTACTAAAACCGCGATCGCTAAGCGCAAACTAAATACGATTTCCGTATGGAGCAAGCCATACCAAATGAGAAAGGTTAATGCTGAGATTGCCATCACCGAGTAGGCGAAATATCCCGCCACGCGATCGGCTAAGTACTGAATCGGTGCTTTACTTGCCTGTGCTGACTCCACCAGTGACACAATCCGTGCCAAGGTCGTTTCTGCACCAGTTTGTAAAACTTGGACAGTAATTGCTCCCGTCAAATTCAGAGTTGCCCCTGTGACCCTTGCGCCTAATTGCTTCGCCACAGGCATCGATTCCCCTGTGAGCATTGACTCATCAACACTAGAGCTACCCGTAATGATCTCACCATCGACAGGGATTTTTTCGCCAGCCCAAACCACGATGCGATCTCCAACTTGCAAATCTTCCACAGCGATCGGGACTTGAATCTCACCATCAGTAGAATTGACAAGCAATCTAGCACTCGCAGGTTGCAACTCCATGAGCGCACGGATAGCGTTGGAGGCTTTGCCCTTAGCCCGTTCTAATAAAGCCTGTCCTAACAGCACAAACCCCAAAAGCATGACAGGTTCTTCAAAGAAGCATTGCCAACCTAGCTGCGGTACATATAAAGCGATCGTGCTTGCCAAATAGGCGGAAATCGTTCCCAGTCCCACCAAGGAGTTCATGTTTGGGGCGCGATACCATAATGATTTCAAACCATCCCACCAGATCGGACGACCAACCCAGCCAAGTGCCACCGTAGAAACGATCCAATGGGCATACATATTGCCAAAGAGCGGTAGATCCACCACCCCGATTAATCCTAAATGTCCGACGATCGCTAGAATTACCAGCGATGCAGGAATAGCTACTTCTTGACTAATGCCAAACCATAGAGTTGGTGGAACGGTTGCATTAAGAGATTTAAGCTTTGACTGGCGATCGCTTTGATCAATAAACTCCGCTGAAAATCCTGCCTTCGCGATCGCTTCAATTAACTGCGGGGCAAAATCCTGTGGTGTAGTCTCACCGCTATAAACGACAGTTGCTTTCTCAGTTAATAAATTTACACTCGCAGCTTTGACTCCTTCACAGCCAAGCAAACGCTTTTCTACAACTGCCACACAACCCGCGCATTTCATACCTGCGATCGCTAAAGCTAAAGAGCTAGAGGGCACAATAGATGGCGAATTTGTTATTTCTATTGGTTGAGTTACTACCACAAACTTGTATCCCGAATCTACAAAAAATCTCAAAAGATCTAATATCGAATGAGTCAATACCCATTAAAAAACGATACCAAACTGTTATGGGTAATCTAGCTAGTACTAAAAGCTGATAGCCACATCTCAATACATAGGGTTAGCATATACTCAAATCTAGTTAAATTAGCTGGGTAATTCTGATCCAACTTCTCGATAGCAATGCTCGTCTATTCTTGTCTTGCTTATTATGTGTGACTGTTAAACTTAAAGTTAGGGGTATGGCGAATAGTAATAACTCTTCTCCTAACTAGTACCTAACTCAAGGTATAGCAGTTTTTAGACAAGTACATATAAGCTTAAAGTTCACTAGATTTTCAGGCTTACCCCAATGGTTCAAAATTCTCTGACACTGAGTTAGCTAATGTCCATTTCTGACAGCGAGTTTTCTATTCATTTTTGGGGTGTACGTGGCAGCATAGCGACCCCTGGTTCAAGTACCGTGCGCTATGGTGGCAACACTCCCTGTGTAGAAATGCGCTGCCAAGGCAAAAGACTTATCTTTGATGGTGGAACGGGGATTAGAGTATTAGGACAACATTTACTCAAGCAGATGCCCATCGAAGCGAGTATTTTCTTTACTCATAGTCATTGGGATCATATTCAAGGGTTTCCTTTTTTCACGCCTGCTTTTATTAAGGGCAATCTTTTTAAAATTTACGGCAAAATCGCTCCTACTGGGCAAACGATGCAGGAACGTCTAGAGGAACAAATGCACCATCCTAATTTTCCTGTACCATTGCGCGTGATGGGTTCCTGTCTGAAATTTTTTGATGTAGAAGTTCCGAGCATAATTGAGGTCGGGAATGGCGTAACGGTTGAGTCAGGATTGCTCAATCATCCGGGGGAAGCGACAGGATATCGAGTCAGCGTTGGCGATCGCTCGGCAGTTTATGCCACGGATACTGAGCATTTCCATGATCATATCGATCAGAATCTTGTCCATCTTGCTCGCAATGCCGATGTTTTGATTATGGATGCAACCTATTCTGATGAGGAATATTGGTCAACTACTAATCCCAAAATTGGTTGGGGGCATTCGACATGGCAAGAGGCGATCAAGGTCGCTGAGGCAGCAAATGTCAAAACCCTAGTAATTTTTCATCACGATCCTCTACGCAGTGATGATCAATTAGATGAGTTTGAAGGCTTAGCCAAAGAAAAATTTGCGGGATCTGTAATGGCAAGGGAAGGGATGTGTATTTCTATTCCCATTCGCACCGATGCCAAGCCTTTAGTTAAAGTTTAATCTTAATAAGGCTAGGCGGCGCATCGCGCCGCCTAGCCTTATAGTGTTCCTTAAAGCAAATCTTGAATTATTACTGCTATTTACGTGAACCTTGGAGTTTCCTCATAGAGTGTCTTGAATCTCTTGAGTTAATGCTTGTTCATCCTAGCCTAGGCAGTTTTATCAAATGTATACAGTTTTAGAAGCGATCGCAACTGCCAACCCACCCTACAAGCGCACCCAGACTGAAGCCGCCGACTTTATGTTACAAACCGAAAGTTTATCGGCGGCAATTAGAAAAAGAATTCCTGCAATTTATGCAAATTCTGGTATTGACTATCGCTATAGTTGTATTCCCGACTATGGTGGCGATCTTCAGCATTTTGAACTCTATCCCCCTAATTGGGAACTCAAACCTACACCAACCACCTTTAGTCGTAATCAGATATATGCAATCTATGCCCCAAAACTAGCTATACAAGCAGCCGAACAAGCGATCGCGCAGGCAAAACTTACTGCTCAAGAGATTACGCATCTGATCGTCGTCAGTTGCACAGGTTTTTCGGCCCCGGGGATAGATATGCACTTAATTAAGCAATTGGGCCTGCCCTATACGATCGCCCGCACGATGATTGGATTTATGGGCTGCCATGCGGCTTTTAATGGATTAAAAGCCGCTCATGCCATTTGCCAAAGCGATCGCCAAGCCAAAGTCCTATTAGTATGTGTTGAGTTATGTTCCTTGCATTTCCAAGTTGCCGATACCCTCGAAAATACAATTATTAATGCCATTTTTGCCGATGGTGCAGCAGCAGCGATTCTTGCCTCCCATCCATTTGCGGAAGCAGAGGGAAAGCTTGCCTATACCGATGGATGTAGCCTCTTGATTGAGAATACGGAAGAGTTAATGAATTGGACAATTGGTGATACGGGGTTTCTGATGGGCTTATCACCAAAGGTTCCAGAAGTAGTTGCGGCTTATCTGCCTAATTATTTACAAACTTTCTTAAATAAACA includes the following:
- a CDS encoding CDI toxin immunity protein, encoding MQNWLTDVGIPIDACQIFLPNSSAAQHLEQWLSQSFPWQYGQIDWQLVPESICVNWHSDDDAILAFQQLCQVKQLISPNVNILWCSAHQPTLEMPLQLVKPVIAEIVAQDWDTWIFEPFTGWCIEFYHEGTICYGTSPQR
- a CDS encoding PspA/IM30 family protein, which produces MGLLDRIGMVVKSNVNAMVTAAEDPEKILEQSIIDMQEDLVQLRQAVAQSMAALKRQEQQYNQSATQAQEWEKRAMLALQKGDENLAREALSRKKTHADAAATLKVGLDQQTTQVDTLKKNLIAIEGKISEAKTKKEMLKARLQSAKAQENLNNMLGKVNTNSAAATFERMEERVLMAEAKASASSELGMDNLESQFAQLEAGSGVDDELAALKAKMISSSPTPQGALPPSDAARPSVGAAIDAELEALRRQMGN
- a CDS encoding CPBP family intramembrane glutamic endopeptidase, which translates into the protein MDSQSLNDKSWNAKSLLLSVLSLLSVFFIILTLQVSWNNPQEQTKLDLLQTDLILQVTQSVNQEKDHFAGDFLQSLISDGDPQDIYTQSLRSYQEVLQANKSAFERLSQDVSGADSQSISKQLQKKQNAVSEISMRAGLLQIQTGDIQGAITTWSNVKEIEGESMTSYGLTTQILQGLWSEPTILFPNAETQIRNTLDGWYRQVALTKLYQAQQRSEELSNLAQQAQIAVETAIKRLIIVNSIPLIGGSIGVLLWLGLLVQWIFFRKSSPFYTKSDTKSESAANQTSNQINWQVPWGMETIWEVMVLWFSAFCLITQLVLPLIFELLGIESRVSEDYTLQALLVLIPYTVSVMPMLPILRFSLAAYRPLPEGWFRFKLTSPQWLVWGIGGYFAAVPLVLIVSVISQKFLQGQGGGNPLLPILTESQNILPKLLLWSTLAIAAPFFEEYLFRGFLLPSLTKFLPVWGAIATSGFLFALAHLNIADIIPLSVLGIVMGFVYWRSKNLLSSMLLHCLWNSGSFLALIALGGK
- the sugE gene encoding quaternary ammonium compound efflux SMR transporter SugE; protein product: MDWINLIIAGLLEVVWASSLKYTDGFTKPIPSLITIATLVASFILLAQALKTLPVGTGYAVWTGIGVVGTAIVGSVFLGEPRDLTRFICISLIIGGIVGLRFTSAK
- a CDS encoding heavy metal translocating P-type ATPase: MVVTQPIEITNSPSIVPSSSLALAIAGMKCAGCVAVVEKRLLGCEGVKAASVNLLTEKATVVYSGETTPQDFAPQLIEAIAKAGFSAEFIDQSDRQSKLKSLNATVPPTLWFGISQEVAIPASLVILAIVGHLGLIGVVDLPLFGNMYAHWIVSTVALGWVGRPIWWDGLKSLWYRAPNMNSLVGLGTISAYLASTIALYVPQLGWQCFFEEPVMLLGFVLLGQALLERAKGKASNAIRALMELQPASARLLVNSTDGEIQVPIAVEDLQVGDRIVVWAGEKIPVDGEIITGSSSVDESMLTGESMPVAKQLGARVTGATLNLTGAITVQVLQTGAETTLARIVSLVESAQASKAPIQYLADRVAGYFAYSVMAISALTFLIWYGLLHTEIVFSLRLAIAVLVVACPCALGLATPTAIMVGTGMGAEKGILIKGGASLEKIDQLSAVVFDKTGTLTTGKPEVTDVITNDLMVFGKSMIDQTTFKSLIDREVPTSALRVLQLAASAEVGANHILGAATIAKAQELNIELLPTQSSQIVAGCGVEALLTTGEMILVGNAAWLNDRQVTIPSEISERSQQLAQLGKTPIFVGVNTQLLGIIAIRDRLKPEAPEVVRQIEAMGLQVWMLTGDRQETAIAIANQLGIPAERAIAEVKPDGKADAILKLLAEGQRVAMVGDGVNDAPALASATVGIALSSGTDVAMETADIVLMRHGLSDVVPAIELSRATFSKIRQNLFWAFAYNTLAIPVAAGILYPSFGISLNPTIAGLAMALSSVSVVMSSLSLRARN
- a CDS encoding MBL fold metallo-hydrolase encodes the protein MSISDSEFSIHFWGVRGSIATPGSSTVRYGGNTPCVEMRCQGKRLIFDGGTGIRVLGQHLLKQMPIEASIFFTHSHWDHIQGFPFFTPAFIKGNLFKIYGKIAPTGQTMQERLEEQMHHPNFPVPLRVMGSCLKFFDVEVPSIIEVGNGVTVESGLLNHPGEATGYRVSVGDRSAVYATDTEHFHDHIDQNLVHLARNADVLIMDATYSDEEYWSTTNPKIGWGHSTWQEAIKVAEAANVKTLVIFHHDPLRSDDQLDEFEGLAKEKFAGSVMAREGMCISIPIRTDAKPLVKV
- a CDS encoding type III polyketide synthase, with product MYTVLEAIATANPPYKRTQTEAADFMLQTESLSAAIRKRIPAIYANSGIDYRYSCIPDYGGDLQHFELYPPNWELKPTPTTFSRNQIYAIYAPKLAIQAAEQAIAQAKLTAQEITHLIVVSCTGFSAPGIDMHLIKQLGLPYTIARTMIGFMGCHAAFNGLKAAHAICQSDRQAKVLLVCVELCSLHFQVADTLENTIINAIFADGAAAAILASHPFAEAEGKLAYTDGCSLLIENTEELMNWTIGDTGFLMGLSPKVPEVVAAYLPNYLQTFLNKHHLTQNNLDFWAIHPGGRKIIEQIQSIFALSDRMVADSYNVLRQYGNMSSPTILFILKEILAKHQAGISDRSNSTFHHGIALAFGPGLSIEGCLFQKV